One window of the Dermacentor andersoni chromosome 10, qqDerAnde1_hic_scaffold, whole genome shotgun sequence genome contains the following:
- the LOC126545198 gene encoding transmembrane protein 229B-like isoform X1, with amino-acid sequence MPPPARQGPPDGEAPSRRMDQLFAFQITSCCQPSLSGKSIVCGEATDTTFANVSNVIRINHSQVSVNYPTMAATSGGPLETKRCLRLSLAWRLYLYALHGYFIEVTFTAFWDLLVYGSLELRGFSSVWSLAIYSISCIAMEKINSLMQRRWLLARALAHTCWIYAWEFTTGSVLRSMGSCPWDYRDFRYNIYGLVTLEYAPLWFFCGLLFELLLAPNMNRLVWMCEQAESVVDVRDGFAAAAARNGYIAWKRQ; translated from the exons GACCAGTTGTTTGCATTTCAAATCACCTCATGCTGTCAACCTTCGCTCAGTGGAAAATCTATTGTTTGCGGAGAAGCCACGGACACAACATTTGCTAACGTTTCCAATGTAATCAGAATAAATCACTCACAG GTCAGTGTTAACTACCCGACCATGGCGGCCACCAGCGGCGGGCCTCTGGAGACAAAGCGCTGCCTTCGGTTGTCCCTTGCCTGGCGGCTGTACCTGTACGCACTTCATGGCTACTTCATCGAGGTCACCTTCACCGCCTTCTGGGATCTGCTGGTGTATGGAAGCCTCGAGCTGCGCGGCTTCAGCAGTGTCTGGAGCCTTGCCATCTACTCCATTTCCTGCATCGCCATGGAAAAGATCAACAGCTTAATGCAAAGGCGGTGGCTTCTCGCCAGAGCGCTGGCTCACACTTGCTGGATTTACGCCTGGGAGTTCACGACGGGCTCTGTGCTGAGGTCTATGGGGTCGTGTCCCTGGGACTACCGGGACTTCCGGTACAACATTTACGGTTTGGTGACACTTGAGTACGCGCCACTTTGGTTCTTTTGCGGACTGCTCTTCGAACTGCTCCTTGCGCCCAACATGAACAGACTGGTGTGGATGTGCGAACAAGCCGAATCTGTAGTGGACGTGAGGGACGGCTTTGCCGCAGCCGCAGCGAGGAACGGATACATCGCGTGGAAGAGACAATAG
- the LOC126545198 gene encoding transmembrane protein 229B-like isoform X2 encodes MPPPARQGPPDGEAPSRRMVSVNYPTMAATSGGPLETKRCLRLSLAWRLYLYALHGYFIEVTFTAFWDLLVYGSLELRGFSSVWSLAIYSISCIAMEKINSLMQRRWLLARALAHTCWIYAWEFTTGSVLRSMGSCPWDYRDFRYNIYGLVTLEYAPLWFFCGLLFELLLAPNMNRLVWMCEQAESVVDVRDGFAAAAARNGYIAWKRQ; translated from the coding sequence GTCAGTGTTAACTACCCGACCATGGCGGCCACCAGCGGCGGGCCTCTGGAGACAAAGCGCTGCCTTCGGTTGTCCCTTGCCTGGCGGCTGTACCTGTACGCACTTCATGGCTACTTCATCGAGGTCACCTTCACCGCCTTCTGGGATCTGCTGGTGTATGGAAGCCTCGAGCTGCGCGGCTTCAGCAGTGTCTGGAGCCTTGCCATCTACTCCATTTCCTGCATCGCCATGGAAAAGATCAACAGCTTAATGCAAAGGCGGTGGCTTCTCGCCAGAGCGCTGGCTCACACTTGCTGGATTTACGCCTGGGAGTTCACGACGGGCTCTGTGCTGAGGTCTATGGGGTCGTGTCCCTGGGACTACCGGGACTTCCGGTACAACATTTACGGTTTGGTGACACTTGAGTACGCGCCACTTTGGTTCTTTTGCGGACTGCTCTTCGAACTGCTCCTTGCGCCCAACATGAACAGACTGGTGTGGATGTGCGAACAAGCCGAATCTGTAGTGGACGTGAGGGACGGCTTTGCCGCAGCCGCAGCGAGGAACGGATACATCGCGTGGAAGAGACAATAG